One region of Primulina tabacum isolate GXHZ01 chromosome 1, ASM2559414v2, whole genome shotgun sequence genomic DNA includes:
- the LOC142547252 gene encoding mitochondrial fission 1 protein A-like yields MEAKFGKFIDSVGNFFTGGDHLPWCAPDVIAGCEREVAEAETGNSDELRSESIMRLSWALVHSKRAEDVQRGIAMLEASLPRSNSPLNVREEIYLLAVGFYRSGNYSRSRQLVERALEIAPDWRQASTLKKAIEDKITKDGVIGIGIAATAVGLLAGGIAAALSTRKK; encoded by the exons ATGGAAGCAAAATTTGGAAAATTCATCGACTCGGTGGGGAATTTTTTCACCGGAGGCGATCATCTTCCTTGGTGTGCTCCCGACGTCATTGCT GGTTGTGAACGAGAGGTTGCTGAAGCTGAGACAGGTAACTCTGATGAGCTTAGAAGTGAAAGCATTATGCGCTTGTCGTGGGCCCTTGTTCATTCAAAACGTGCGGAGGATGTGCAACGTGGAATAGCTATGCTCGAAG CTTCTTTGCCTCGCTCGAACAGTCCGTTGAATGTAAGGGAAGAGATTTATCTTTTAGCCGTCGGATTCTACAGAAGCGGGAATTATTCGAGGAGCAGGCAGCTTGTTGAGCGTGCTTTGGAG ATTGCACCTGATTGGAGGCAGGCATCGACTCTCAAGAAGGCTATTGAAGATAAAATCACCAAAG ATGGAGTGATTGGTATTGGTATTGCTGCAACTGCTGTTGGACTCTTGGCTGGTGGGATCGCAGCCGCACTGTCGACCCGTAAGAAGTGA
- the LOC142547263 gene encoding uncharacterized protein LOC142547263 isoform X3, translated as MQADEDVGKIAMAVPLLVCMYFHLLVAKALELFLQDLCDRTYEITLKRGAKTVNSLHLKQCVQSFNVFDFLKDTVSKVPDLGGSDAATEDRSAAKRRKVLEDEECGNDDESKRIHTPETGNTSSSGRGRGRGRGRGRGRGRGSRVLERESIGQHEKIEDDPNMFRLNGEDQEENLRKSDNVAGLAESRPIVRKSSDKSVRNFDLNIDLNVTGDSTPKLAGAPPPDSSTKPTPCLKITPCLKIKEIPGWSLDDMKQMAIDPIQLTNLNGTIDEEDEDYDEEG; from the exons ATGCAAGCCGATGAGGACGTGGGAAAGATTGCTATGGCTGTACCGCTTTTAGTTTGTATGTACTTTCATTTGCTTGTAG CAAAAGCTCTGGAACTATTTCTGCAAGATTTGTGTGATCGTACTTATGAGATTACCCTGAAAAGAGGAGCAAAAACTGTGAATTCTTTGCATCT AAAGCAATGCGTGCAGAGCTTTAACGTGTTTGATTTCCTGAAGGACACTGTCAGTAAGGTTCCTGATTTAGGTGGCTCAGATGCTGCTACCGAGGATAGGTCGGCTGCTAAGAGAAG AAAGGTTTTAGAAGATGAAGAATGTGGCAATGATGATGAGTCCAAAAGGATACACACG CCTGAGACTGGTAACACCAGCAGTAGTGGAAGAGGTAGGGGCAGGGGCAGGGGTAGGGGTCGAGGTCGCGGTAGAGGTAGTCGTGTGCTTGAAAGGGAATCAATCGGTCAGCATGAAAAAATTGAGGATGACCCTAACATGTTTCGCCTGAATGGTGAGGATCAAGAAGAAAATCTCAGGAAGTCCGATAATGTGGCAGGTCTTGCAGAATCAAGACCCATAGTCAGGAAGAGTTCTGATAAATCGGTTAGGAATTTTGACCTAAATATTGACTTAAATGTGACCGGTGACTCCACCCCAAAACTAGCTGGAGCTCCTCCTCCTGACTCATCAACCAAGCCAACTCCTTGCTTAAAAATCACTCCTTgcttaaaaattaaagaaattcCCGGTTGGTCCCTGGATGACATGAAACAGATGGCTATTGATCCTATTCAACTTACTAATTTAAATGGTACAATTGACGAGGAAGACGAAGATTATGATGAAGAAGGATGA
- the LOC142547263 gene encoding uncharacterized protein LOC142547263 isoform X1, whose product MRKKLDTRFPAVRIKKIMQADEDVGKIAMAVPLLVCMYFHLLVAKALELFLQDLCDRTYEITLKRGAKTVNSLHLKQCVQSFNVFDFLKDTVSKVPDLGGSDAATEDRSAAKRRKVLEDEECGNDDESKRIHTPETGNTSSSGRGRGRGRGRGRGRGRGSRVLERESIGQHEKIEDDPNMFRLNGEDQEENLRKSDNVAGLAESRPIVRKSSDKSVRNFDLNIDLNVTGDSTPKLAGAPPPDSSTKPTPCLKITPCLKIKEIPGWSLDDMKQMAIDPIQLTNLNGTIDEEDEDYDEEG is encoded by the exons ATGAGGAAGAAGCTCGACACGCGTTTTCCGGCG gTTCGTATTAAAAAGATTATGCAAGCCGATGAGGACGTGGGAAAGATTGCTATGGCTGTACCGCTTTTAGTTTGTATGTACTTTCATTTGCTTGTAG CAAAAGCTCTGGAACTATTTCTGCAAGATTTGTGTGATCGTACTTATGAGATTACCCTGAAAAGAGGAGCAAAAACTGTGAATTCTTTGCATCT AAAGCAATGCGTGCAGAGCTTTAACGTGTTTGATTTCCTGAAGGACACTGTCAGTAAGGTTCCTGATTTAGGTGGCTCAGATGCTGCTACCGAGGATAGGTCGGCTGCTAAGAGAAG AAAGGTTTTAGAAGATGAAGAATGTGGCAATGATGATGAGTCCAAAAGGATACACACG CCTGAGACTGGTAACACCAGCAGTAGTGGAAGAGGTAGGGGCAGGGGCAGGGGTAGGGGTCGAGGTCGCGGTAGAGGTAGTCGTGTGCTTGAAAGGGAATCAATCGGTCAGCATGAAAAAATTGAGGATGACCCTAACATGTTTCGCCTGAATGGTGAGGATCAAGAAGAAAATCTCAGGAAGTCCGATAATGTGGCAGGTCTTGCAGAATCAAGACCCATAGTCAGGAAGAGTTCTGATAAATCGGTTAGGAATTTTGACCTAAATATTGACTTAAATGTGACCGGTGACTCCACCCCAAAACTAGCTGGAGCTCCTCCTCCTGACTCATCAACCAAGCCAACTCCTTGCTTAAAAATCACTCCTTgcttaaaaattaaagaaattcCCGGTTGGTCCCTGGATGACATGAAACAGATGGCTATTGATCCTATTCAACTTACTAATTTAAATGGTACAATTGACGAGGAAGACGAAGATTATGATGAAGAAGGATGA
- the LOC142547263 gene encoding uncharacterized protein LOC142547263 isoform X2: MRKKLDTRFPAVRIKKIMQADEDVGKIAMAVPLLVSKALELFLQDLCDRTYEITLKRGAKTVNSLHLKQCVQSFNVFDFLKDTVSKVPDLGGSDAATEDRSAAKRRKVLEDEECGNDDESKRIHTPETGNTSSSGRGRGRGRGRGRGRGRGSRVLERESIGQHEKIEDDPNMFRLNGEDQEENLRKSDNVAGLAESRPIVRKSSDKSVRNFDLNIDLNVTGDSTPKLAGAPPPDSSTKPTPCLKITPCLKIKEIPGWSLDDMKQMAIDPIQLTNLNGTIDEEDEDYDEEG; the protein is encoded by the exons ATGAGGAAGAAGCTCGACACGCGTTTTCCGGCG gTTCGTATTAAAAAGATTATGCAAGCCGATGAGGACGTGGGAAAGATTGCTATGGCTGTACCGCTTTTAGTTT CAAAAGCTCTGGAACTATTTCTGCAAGATTTGTGTGATCGTACTTATGAGATTACCCTGAAAAGAGGAGCAAAAACTGTGAATTCTTTGCATCT AAAGCAATGCGTGCAGAGCTTTAACGTGTTTGATTTCCTGAAGGACACTGTCAGTAAGGTTCCTGATTTAGGTGGCTCAGATGCTGCTACCGAGGATAGGTCGGCTGCTAAGAGAAG AAAGGTTTTAGAAGATGAAGAATGTGGCAATGATGATGAGTCCAAAAGGATACACACG CCTGAGACTGGTAACACCAGCAGTAGTGGAAGAGGTAGGGGCAGGGGCAGGGGTAGGGGTCGAGGTCGCGGTAGAGGTAGTCGTGTGCTTGAAAGGGAATCAATCGGTCAGCATGAAAAAATTGAGGATGACCCTAACATGTTTCGCCTGAATGGTGAGGATCAAGAAGAAAATCTCAGGAAGTCCGATAATGTGGCAGGTCTTGCAGAATCAAGACCCATAGTCAGGAAGAGTTCTGATAAATCGGTTAGGAATTTTGACCTAAATATTGACTTAAATGTGACCGGTGACTCCACCCCAAAACTAGCTGGAGCTCCTCCTCCTGACTCATCAACCAAGCCAACTCCTTGCTTAAAAATCACTCCTTgcttaaaaattaaagaaattcCCGGTTGGTCCCTGGATGACATGAAACAGATGGCTATTGATCCTATTCAACTTACTAATTTAAATGGTACAATTGACGAGGAAGACGAAGATTATGATGAAGAAGGATGA
- the LOC142547263 gene encoding uncharacterized protein LOC142547263 isoform X4, producing MQADEDVGKIAMAVPLLVSKALELFLQDLCDRTYEITLKRGAKTVNSLHLKQCVQSFNVFDFLKDTVSKVPDLGGSDAATEDRSAAKRRKVLEDEECGNDDESKRIHTPETGNTSSSGRGRGRGRGRGRGRGRGSRVLERESIGQHEKIEDDPNMFRLNGEDQEENLRKSDNVAGLAESRPIVRKSSDKSVRNFDLNIDLNVTGDSTPKLAGAPPPDSSTKPTPCLKITPCLKIKEIPGWSLDDMKQMAIDPIQLTNLNGTIDEEDEDYDEEG from the exons ATGCAAGCCGATGAGGACGTGGGAAAGATTGCTATGGCTGTACCGCTTTTAGTTT CAAAAGCTCTGGAACTATTTCTGCAAGATTTGTGTGATCGTACTTATGAGATTACCCTGAAAAGAGGAGCAAAAACTGTGAATTCTTTGCATCT AAAGCAATGCGTGCAGAGCTTTAACGTGTTTGATTTCCTGAAGGACACTGTCAGTAAGGTTCCTGATTTAGGTGGCTCAGATGCTGCTACCGAGGATAGGTCGGCTGCTAAGAGAAG AAAGGTTTTAGAAGATGAAGAATGTGGCAATGATGATGAGTCCAAAAGGATACACACG CCTGAGACTGGTAACACCAGCAGTAGTGGAAGAGGTAGGGGCAGGGGCAGGGGTAGGGGTCGAGGTCGCGGTAGAGGTAGTCGTGTGCTTGAAAGGGAATCAATCGGTCAGCATGAAAAAATTGAGGATGACCCTAACATGTTTCGCCTGAATGGTGAGGATCAAGAAGAAAATCTCAGGAAGTCCGATAATGTGGCAGGTCTTGCAGAATCAAGACCCATAGTCAGGAAGAGTTCTGATAAATCGGTTAGGAATTTTGACCTAAATATTGACTTAAATGTGACCGGTGACTCCACCCCAAAACTAGCTGGAGCTCCTCCTCCTGACTCATCAACCAAGCCAACTCCTTGCTTAAAAATCACTCCTTgcttaaaaattaaagaaattcCCGGTTGGTCCCTGGATGACATGAAACAGATGGCTATTGATCCTATTCAACTTACTAATTTAAATGGTACAATTGACGAGGAAGACGAAGATTATGATGAAGAAGGATGA
- the LOC142547286 gene encoding ABSCISIC ACID-INSENSITIVE 5-like protein 2 produces MGIQTMNSYVSGSGQQSHVRHPLAQKSSWFGLTLDEVENQLGDLGKPLGSMNLDELLKNVSTAKARHSSGMDLRSTSPAASMQCQVSLSLLRTFTGKTVNEVWRDIQGVYKMRNLENMSGQEQGPTLGETTLEDFLVKAEMCVADASLETAMSLDTALVSHNFPTQIRLSSSASIDTLSDTSMPGRGRDSTDLEKTIERRLRRKIKNRESAARSRARKQAYHNELVSKVSRLEEENLKLMKEKEFDELMVLDFPKPRYQLRRTSSV; encoded by the exons ATGGGAATTCAGACAATGAATTCTTATGTGAGTGGTAGTGGGCAGCAATCTCACGTACGTCATCCATTGGCACAAAAAAGCTCATGGTTTGGCCTCACACTTGATGAAGTGGAAAATCAGTTAGGCGATCTAGGTAAACCATTAGGCAGCATGAATCTCGATGAATTGCTTAAAAATGTGTCGACTGCTAAGGCGAGACATTCATCTGGAATGGACCTGAGAAGTACTTCCCCTGCAGCCTCGATGCAGTGCCAAGTCAGCCTGTCCCTTTTGAGGACATTTACAGGTAAGACTGTGAATGAGGTGTGGAGGGACATACAAGGAGTCTACAAGATGAGGAATTTGGAGAATATGAGTGGTCAAGAACAAGGGCCGACTCTTGGGGAGACCACTTTGGAAGATTTCTTGGTAAAAGCTGAGATGTGTGTGGCTGATGCTTCCCTAGAAACTGCCATGTCTTTGGATACTGCATTGGTTTCTCACAATTTCCCGACCCAAATAAGGTTGTCGTCTTCTGCCTCAATTGATACATTGTCGGATACTTCAATGCCAGGGCGGGGAAGAGACTCGACAGACCTCGAGAAGACCATTGAGAGGAGGCTTAGACGAAAAATTAAGAATAGGGAGTCAGCTGCCCGTTCGCGAGCAAGAAAGCAG GCTTATCACAATGAGTTGGTGAGCAAGGTTTCACGTCTTGAAGAAGAGAATCTGAAGCTTATGAAAGAAAAG GAATTTGATGAGCTGATGGTTCTTGATTTTCCCAAACCGAGATACCAGCTCCGAAGAACAAGCTCGGTTTGA
- the LOC142547317 gene encoding UBP1-associated protein 2A-like has product MAKKRKSRAIETPQEPEPEPEPEPEPIQYSEPDPEQYSEPDPEQSVTEEIQQTSVEDPSVGEEEEEEADIEEEAEEEAEGKGEGEGEEGKEVQEDDALLEKIEHEFEITEKPSEKDISENGGANEGQNEEDEGELEEEPLEKLLEPFSKDQIVLLVKEAVAKHPDIIDNVRELADADPSHRKIFVHGLGWDATSETITSVFGKYGDIEDSRVVIDKNSGKAKGYGFILFRHRHGARRALKQPQKLIGSRMTSCQLASAGPVPAPPPIAGSTVSGAPVNEYTQKKIYVSNVSAEIDVNKLVEFFSKFGEIEEGPLGLDKQTGKPRGFCLFVYKSAESAKKALEEPHKKFEGQILHCQKAIDGPKHSKGYFNPQHGQPQQQQSQPLVHHQGQQGYYQRTVKRVKYAESSGGMLHTAGHLMAPSAGPAVPPMTFNHPVPPTAIGQAVAALLATQGAGLGIGNLLGGIGAGVNPQGGQTMMNNVGYGVPGASGYGGQSVVQGGYGVQPPMGQGGVRPHQGAAPYMGHGH; this is encoded by the coding sequence ATGGCCAAGAAGAGAAAAAGCCGAGCTATCGAAACTCCTCAAGAGCCTGAGCCTGAGCCCGAGCCGGAGCCCGAACCCATCCAGTATAGTGAGCCAGATCCGGAACAGTACAGTGAGCCAGATCCGGAACAATCAGTCACTGAGGAAATACAACAAACCTCAGTGGAAGACCCAAGTGTtggggaagaagaagaagaagaagcagaCATTGAAGAAGAAGCAGAAGAGGAGGCAGAGGGAaagggagagggagagggagaaGAGGGGAAAGAGGTGCAGGAAGACGACGCCCTTCTTGAGAAGATCGAACATGAGTTTGAAATTACAGAAAAGCCTTCCGAGAAAGACATTTCAGAAAATGGTGGTGCAAATGAAGGGCAGAACGAGGAAGACGAAGGTGAATTGGAGGAGGAGCCATTGGAGAAGCTTCTCGAACCCTTTTCTAAAGACCAAATAGTTCTTTTGGTCAAGGAGGCAGTGGCCAAACACCCTGATATCATCGACAACGTGCGCGAGTTGGCCGATGCCGACCCTTCACACCGCAAGATTTTCGTGCACGGTCTTGGGTGGGATGCGACTTCTGAAACGATTACCTCTGTTTTCGGGAAGTACGGGGATATTGAGGATAGTAGGGTTGTTATAGACAAGAATTCCGGGAAAGCTAAGGGTTATGGATTCATTTTATTCAGGCACCGTCATGGAGCGCGTCGTGCCTTGAAGCAACCACAGAAGTTGATCGGGAGTCGGATGACTTCATGCCAACTGGCATCAGCTGGTCCCGTTCCTGCTCCTCCACCCATTGCTGGGTCAACTGTTTCTGGAGCCCCAGTAAATGAGTACACGCAGAAGAAAATTTACGTGAGCAATGTATCCGCCGAGATTGATGTTAATAAACTTGTGGAGTTCTTCTCGAAATTTGGGGAGATCGAGGAAGGACCGTTGGGGTTGGATAAGCAGACTGGGAAACCAAGAGGTTTCTGCTTGTTTGTTTACAAAAGTGCCGAGAGTGCCAAGAAGGCGCTGGAGGAGCCACACAAGAAGTTTGAGGGTCAGATTCTACATTGCCAGAAGGCCATAGATGGACCTAAACATTCTAAAGGTTATTTCAATCCTCAGCATGGTCAACCACAGCAGCAACAGTCTCAGCCTCTGGTCCATCACCAGGGGCAGCAAGGGTATTATCAACGTACTGTGAAGAGGGTTAAGTACGCAGAGAGCAGTGGAGGGATGTTGCATACGGCTGGGCACTTGATGGCACCTAGTGCAGGGCCAGCTGTGCCTCCCATGACGTTCAATCATCCGGTACCCCCGACAGCTATTGGACAGGCTGTAGCAGCACTGTTGGCCACTCAGGGGGCTGGCTTAGGAATAGGGAATTTGCTTGGAGGGATTGGTGCTGGTGTAAATCCACAAGGAGGTCAAACGATGATGAACAATGTAGGTTATGGAGTTCCAGGCGCATCTGGGTATGGAGGACAGTCTGTGGTGCAGGGAGGTTACGGTGTCCAGCCACCAATGGGTCAGGGTGGCGTTAGACCACATCAAGGTGCTGCCCCCTACATGGGTCATGGTCACTAG